The following proteins are co-located in the Rippkaea orientalis PCC 8801 genome:
- a CDS encoding MFS transporter — protein MLGEMWTLRGRYKILHLTWFAFFLTFVVWFNLAPLATQVQADFGLEVGQIRTLAICNVALTVPARIIIGMLLDKYGPRITYTLLLMYAAIPCIIFATAQNFNQLLISRLALGIVGAGFVIGIRMVAEWFPPKEIGLAEGIYGGWGNFGSAAAAFTLPAIAGWLAFGAINPQTGEALLNWRVCIAGTGIIAALYGIFYFFNVQDHPPGKVYRKPKNARGIEVTTPKDFWFLLLMNIPLSGILMVLAWRLKKLGLYDVNTLYIVWTFLVGLYLFQAYNCWVANKDLMTGKKRYPADDRYNFSQVAILELTYFVNFGSELAVVSMLPAFFEGTFTLSPAQAGMIASTYAFMNLMSRPGGGLISDKLGSRKNTMGVLTLGMGIGYLFMGSMNNNSWLPLAVILTMGCSFFVQAGEGSTFAIVPLIKRRITGQIAGNVGAYGNVGAVAYLTIFSLLPEWLGGGAKPTPEIIGQANTAFFQLMGIAAVVVAFLCWFFLKEPKGSFAEHHEGEEEPEAFHHDSILQADPPMESVDSIPRS, from the coding sequence ATGCTTGGTGAAATGTGGACGTTGCGTGGACGGTATAAAATCCTCCACCTGACTTGGTTTGCTTTTTTTCTGACCTTTGTGGTTTGGTTTAATTTAGCTCCCTTAGCGACACAGGTACAGGCTGATTTTGGCTTAGAAGTGGGGCAAATTAGAACCCTAGCTATCTGTAACGTCGCTTTAACTGTTCCGGCTCGTATCATCATCGGAATGCTCTTGGATAAGTATGGACCGAGGATAACTTATACCCTATTGCTAATGTATGCAGCCATTCCCTGTATCATTTTCGCCACTGCCCAAAATTTTAATCAATTACTGATTAGTCGGTTAGCTTTGGGTATTGTCGGGGCAGGGTTTGTCATTGGTATTCGCATGGTTGCAGAATGGTTTCCCCCCAAAGAAATTGGCTTAGCTGAAGGAATTTATGGCGGTTGGGGCAATTTTGGTTCGGCGGCGGCTGCCTTTACCTTACCTGCGATCGCGGGTTGGTTAGCCTTTGGGGCAATTAATCCTCAAACCGGAGAAGCGTTATTAAATTGGCGTGTTTGTATCGCCGGAACGGGAATTATTGCAGCCCTTTACGGGATTTTCTACTTCTTTAATGTTCAAGATCATCCCCCTGGAAAAGTTTACCGTAAACCCAAAAATGCTAGAGGAATTGAAGTCACTACCCCTAAAGATTTTTGGTTTTTATTACTAATGAACATTCCCTTATCGGGCATCCTTATGGTATTAGCTTGGCGGTTAAAAAAGCTTGGCTTATATGATGTCAATACCTTGTATATTGTGTGGACATTTTTAGTCGGTTTATATCTATTTCAAGCTTACAATTGTTGGGTAGCTAATAAAGATTTAATGACCGGTAAAAAACGCTATCCCGCCGATGATCGCTATAATTTCTCCCAAGTCGCCATCTTAGAGTTAACCTATTTTGTCAATTTTGGCTCCGAATTAGCAGTAGTTTCCATGCTTCCTGCTTTTTTTGAAGGAACCTTTACCCTCAGTCCTGCCCAAGCGGGAATGATTGCCTCTACTTATGCTTTTATGAACTTAATGTCCCGTCCAGGAGGAGGCTTAATTTCTGATAAATTGGGTAGCCGTAAAAATACTATGGGAGTATTAACGTTAGGCATGGGTATTGGCTATCTTTTTATGGGAAGTATGAATAATAATTCTTGGCTTCCTTTAGCCGTTATTTTAACTATGGGTTGCTCTTTCTTTGTTCAAGCAGGAGAAGGCTCAACTTTTGCCATTGTTCCTCTCATTAAACGCCGTATTACAGGTCAAATTGCTGGCAATGTAGGAGCTTACGGAAATGTCGGTGCAGTGGCTTATTTAACGATTTTTAGCCTATTACCTGAATGGTTAGGGGGAGGGGCGAAACCCACTCCAGAAATTATTGGACAAGCCAATACAGCCTTTTTTCAACTGATGGGAATTGCTGCGGTTGTTGTCGCTTTCTTGTGTTGGTTTTTCCTCAAAGAACCCAAGGGTTCTTTTGCTGAACACCACGAAGGAGAAGAAGAACCGGAAGCCTTTCATCATGACTCTATCTTACAAGCTGATCCTCCCATGGAGTCTGTTGATTCTATTCCCAGAAGTTAA
- a CDS encoding ferredoxin--nitrite reductase, whose amino-acid sequence MVQATEINQPVSLNKFEKFKAEKDGLAVKDQLDHFAQIGWEAMDKTDLEHRLKWLGIFYRPVTPGKFMLRMRTPNGILTSEQLKVLGQIIQRYGDDGNADITTRQNLQLRGIRLEDIPDIFRRLKAVSMTSMQSGMDNVRNITGSPMAGLDGNELIDTRDLVQKVQDMITNHGEGNYQFTNLPRKFNIAIEGGRDNSVHAEINDIAFVPAYKDGQLGFNVLVGGFFSAKRCEAAIELDVWVPPNDDVVELCRAILTVYRNHGPRANRQKSRLMWLIDEWGIEEFRAKVAAEFGRPLATAAEKDEIDWEKRDHIGVFAQKQPGLNYVGLHIPVGRLYAEDMIDLARLAEVYGGGEIRLTVEQNVIIPNIPDENLNPFFAEPLLQKFSINPPSLERSLVSCTGAQFCNFALVETKNRALALSRELDKVLDIPQPVRIHWTGCPNSCGQPQVADIGLMGTKVRKNGKTVEGVDLYLGGKVGKDAQLGTCVQKGIACEDLLPVLQQLLIDNFGAKLK is encoded by the coding sequence GTGGTCCAAGCCACCGAAATTAATCAACCCGTATCCCTCAATAAATTTGAAAAATTCAAAGCTGAAAAAGATGGACTAGCTGTCAAAGATCAACTAGATCATTTTGCCCAAATCGGTTGGGAAGCCATGGACAAAACCGATCTCGAACATCGCCTCAAGTGGTTAGGGATATTCTACCGCCCCGTGACCCCTGGCAAGTTTATGCTACGGATGCGAACTCCCAATGGTATTTTAACCAGTGAGCAATTAAAGGTTTTAGGACAAATCATCCAGCGTTATGGCGATGATGGCAATGCAGATATCACCACTCGTCAAAACTTGCAATTAAGGGGTATTCGCTTAGAAGATATTCCTGACATCTTTCGTCGTCTCAAAGCCGTTTCGATGACTTCTATGCAGTCAGGAATGGATAACGTTCGCAATATCACGGGTTCTCCGATGGCTGGACTCGATGGCAACGAATTAATTGATACCCGTGACTTGGTGCAAAAAGTCCAAGACATGATTACCAACCACGGAGAAGGCAACTATCAGTTTACTAATCTTCCCCGTAAATTCAATATTGCCATTGAAGGGGGACGGGATAACTCAGTTCATGCTGAAATTAACGATATTGCCTTTGTTCCGGCTTACAAAGACGGTCAACTTGGCTTTAACGTTCTTGTTGGCGGTTTCTTTTCGGCTAAACGCTGTGAGGCAGCGATTGAACTGGATGTCTGGGTTCCTCCGAATGATGATGTTGTTGAGTTATGTCGAGCTATTTTAACCGTTTATCGTAACCATGGTCCTAGGGCTAACCGTCAAAAGTCCCGTCTAATGTGGTTAATTGATGAATGGGGAATAGAAGAATTTCGCGCTAAAGTAGCGGCAGAATTTGGTCGTCCGTTGGCGACTGCTGCGGAAAAAGACGAGATTGACTGGGAAAAACGCGATCATATCGGAGTCTTTGCTCAAAAACAGCCCGGACTTAATTATGTGGGGTTACACATTCCCGTAGGTCGGCTTTATGCGGAAGATATGATCGATCTCGCCAGATTGGCTGAAGTCTATGGCGGTGGTGAAATACGCCTAACTGTAGAACAAAACGTCATTATTCCCAATATTCCCGATGAAAATCTCAATCCCTTCTTCGCTGAACCCCTATTACAGAAATTTAGCATCAATCCCCCATCCTTAGAGCGATCGCTAGTTTCCTGTACGGGAGCGCAATTTTGTAATTTTGCCCTAGTGGAAACCAAAAACCGCGCTTTGGCCTTATCGAGAGAACTCGATAAAGTCCTAGATATTCCGCAACCCGTTCGTATTCATTGGACGGGATGCCCCAACTCCTGCGGACAGCCCCAAGTAGCTGATATTGGCTTAATGGGTACAAAAGTCCGCAAAAACGGCAAAACCGTCGAAGGCGTGGATCTCTATCTGGGTGGAAAAGTCGGTAAAGATGCCCAACTGGGAACCTGTGTGCAAAAAGGCATTGCTTGCGAAGATTTATTGCCCGTTTTGCAACAACTTTTGATCGATAATTTCGGCGCAAAGCTGAAATAA
- a CDS encoding HEAT repeat domain-containing protein, translated as MEAARIDAAKETRVNQDLKKLVLKTQDLPGKALGTTETDHILNLALAVLHEGDFQQRWEVAKIWPKLGKKSIAPLLTILADEEADVEIRWFVGRILGEFDDPQVIMALTNLLQVTEEEELSMMAASTLAKIGEGAIESLSKLLLEPSLRMTAVHSLAQIRHSQTILPLLTVIDDPNPQVRATVIEALGSFHDEHLVTFLLKGLKDPTARVRKEAVIALGMQHQFKKKFGLVEYLKPLLYDHDPQVCQQAIIALGRMADNSAAEALFILLKSPATPNMMKKEVIRALSWIETPQALVYLQEGLRWGNLKVCEEIISALGREQRPQLKTQATQILLNFIDSEQEATREPQIKQSVAMALGELRDPISVEVLENLTTDPDQGVRLHAIAALRKFSDVN; from the coding sequence ATGGAAGCCGCTAGAATTGACGCGGCGAAAGAAACACGGGTCAACCAAGACTTAAAGAAACTGGTTTTAAAGACACAAGATCTTCCAGGGAAAGCTTTGGGGACAACTGAAACAGACCACATTCTCAACCTTGCTTTAGCAGTTCTTCACGAAGGGGATTTTCAACAACGGTGGGAAGTGGCTAAAATTTGGCCGAAACTAGGAAAAAAATCGATCGCTCCCTTATTAACGATTCTCGCTGATGAAGAGGCTGATGTAGAAATTCGTTGGTTTGTCGGGCGGATTTTGGGGGAATTTGATGATCCCCAAGTCATTATGGCTTTAACCAACCTCCTTCAAGTCACGGAAGAAGAAGAATTGTCTATGATGGCAGCTTCAACCCTAGCTAAAATTGGAGAGGGTGCCATTGAAAGCTTAAGCAAGTTATTGCTCGAGCCGTCGTTAAGAATGACAGCAGTGCATTCTTTAGCCCAAATTCGTCATTCTCAAACGATTTTACCCCTATTAACAGTGATCGATGATCCGAATCCTCAAGTCCGTGCTACGGTAATAGAAGCTTTAGGCAGCTTTCATGATGAGCATCTCGTCACTTTTTTGCTAAAAGGGTTGAAAGATCCCACTGCTAGGGTTCGTAAAGAAGCGGTCATTGCCTTGGGAATGCAACATCAATTCAAGAAAAAATTTGGGTTGGTGGAGTACCTTAAACCATTACTTTACGATCACGATCCTCAAGTTTGTCAACAGGCAATTATTGCTTTAGGACGTATGGCAGATAATTCAGCAGCAGAGGCATTATTTATCTTGCTTAAGTCCCCTGCTACCCCTAATATGATGAAAAAAGAGGTGATACGAGCTTTAAGTTGGATAGAAACCCCTCAAGCGTTGGTGTATTTGCAAGAAGGACTGCGTTGGGGAAATCTGAAAGTTTGCGAAGAAATTATCAGTGCCTTGGGACGAGAGCAAAGACCTCAATTAAAAACTCAGGCTACCCAAATTTTGCTCAACTTTATTGATTCTGAGCAAGAAGCAACAAGAGAACCCCAGATTAAACAAAGTGTTGCTATGGCTCTCGGAGAATTACGCGATCCTATCTCTGTTGAGGTTTTAGAGAATCTAACAACTGATCCCGATCAAGGAGTCCGTCTTCATGCGATCGCAGCGTTACGCAAATTTTCGGACGTGAATTAG
- a CDS encoding anthranilate phosphoribosyltransferase family protein: protein MSNTFREYLKKIGSGTHTGKDLTRTEAADAAKLMLLGEATPAQIGAFLIAHRIKRPTAAELAGILDTYDEVGPKIPTNDVSFDYPVTVLGTPYDGRSRTVPVTPITALILATAGVPVVMHGGDRMGTKYGLPMVEIWQGLGIDFTQFSLTQVTELLAKTGLTFVYVPRHFPLINPVISYRNEIGKRPPLASIELIWSPCSGDVHTMVGFVHPPTEMFFKETFELRGVKQFTTIKGLEGSCDLPLSRTAIIGLAEPDLKLPWERLLLHPKDYGFGNKDIALDSETKVIEQLQGIINGESNELISSVIYNGGFYLWRCGVCADLKTGFEQAETLLNDQKVSLKLQEIINFTNS from the coding sequence ATGAGTAATACGTTTAGGGAATATCTCAAAAAAATCGGTAGCGGAACCCATACAGGCAAGGATTTAACCCGTACTGAAGCAGCCGATGCTGCTAAATTAATGTTATTAGGAGAAGCAACTCCGGCGCAAATTGGCGCGTTTTTGATTGCTCACCGCATTAAACGACCCACGGCCGCTGAATTAGCCGGAATTTTGGATACATACGATGAAGTCGGACCGAAAATCCCGACTAATGACGTTAGCTTTGATTATCCTGTAACGGTGTTAGGGACTCCCTATGATGGGCGATCGCGCACGGTTCCTGTTACTCCGATTACTGCCTTAATTTTAGCGACTGCGGGGGTTCCTGTGGTGATGCACGGGGGCGATCGCATGGGGACTAAATATGGCTTACCCATGGTAGAAATTTGGCAAGGATTGGGGATCGATTTTACTCAATTTTCGTTAACTCAAGTGACGGAACTTTTAGCCAAAACTGGTCTTACATTTGTTTATGTCCCTCGTCATTTTCCTTTAATTAATCCCGTTATTTCCTATCGCAATGAAATTGGTAAACGTCCTCCTTTAGCCAGTATTGAATTAATTTGGTCTCCTTGTTCGGGGGATGTTCATACTATGGTAGGGTTTGTTCATCCTCCTACAGAAATGTTTTTTAAAGAAACTTTTGAACTAAGGGGAGTTAAGCAGTTTACAACAATTAAAGGATTAGAAGGAAGTTGTGATTTACCCCTGAGTCGAACAGCCATTATTGGACTTGCAGAACCAGATCTTAAGCTTCCTTGGGAACGTCTTTTACTTCATCCAAAAGATTATGGTTTTGGCAATAAAGATATTGCTTTAGACTCAGAAACCAAAGTTATTGAACAGCTACAAGGAATAATCAACGGCGAGTCAAATGAGTTAATCTCTTCAGTTATTTATAACGGTGGATTTTATCTTTGGCGTTGTGGTGTTTGTGCTGATTTAAAAACGGGATTTGAACAAGCAGAAACCCTTCTGAATGATCAAAAAGTTTCTCTTAAACTCCAAGAAATTATTAATTTCACAAATTCTTAG
- the ribH gene encoding 6,7-dimethyl-8-ribityllumazine synthase, which yields MATFEGTFTQDPSLLRFAIVIGRFNDLVTGKLLSGCQDCLKRHGINIDPNGTQVDYAWVPGSFEVPLVARQLALSGRYNAIICLGAVIRGQTPHFDYVCAEVTKGIAAVSFQTGVPVILGILTTDTMQQALERAGIKSNLGWNYALNALEMASLMGQIQQQFPLSTYAEHNITALPVSSNNNQVNLESFSELSDEPQ from the coding sequence ATGGCAACTTTTGAGGGAACCTTTACTCAAGACCCATCCTTATTGCGTTTTGCGATCGTTATTGGTCGTTTTAACGACTTAGTGACCGGAAAACTGCTATCAGGTTGTCAAGACTGTTTAAAACGTCATGGGATTAATATTGACCCAAATGGTACTCAAGTCGATTATGCTTGGGTTCCAGGGAGTTTTGAGGTTCCCTTAGTCGCCCGTCAATTAGCCCTCTCAGGGCGTTATAATGCCATTATCTGCTTAGGTGCGGTAATTCGCGGACAAACTCCCCATTTTGATTATGTGTGTGCAGAAGTGACTAAAGGTATTGCTGCCGTTAGTTTTCAAACAGGGGTTCCGGTAATTTTGGGAATTTTAACCACCGATACCATGCAACAAGCGTTAGAACGCGCTGGAATTAAGAGTAATTTAGGCTGGAATTATGCGTTAAATGCCTTGGAAATGGCCAGTTTAATGGGACAAATTCAGCAACAGTTTCCCCTTTCAACCTATGCAGAACATAATATCACTGCGTTACCCGTTTCTTCTAATAATAATCAAGTCAATTTAGAGTCTTTTTCAGAATTGTCTGATGAACCTCAATAA
- the psbZ gene encoding photosystem II reaction center protein PsbZ, giving the protein MSIIFQLALIALVLFSFVMVIGVPVAYASPQNWNQSKPLLYLGSAIWAILVVIVAILNFFVI; this is encoded by the coding sequence ATGTCAATTATCTTCCAACTTGCTTTAATCGCTTTAGTTCTTTTTTCCTTTGTCATGGTCATTGGTGTTCCCGTGGCCTATGCTTCTCCCCAAAACTGGAATCAGTCTAAACCCCTACTGTATTTAGGATCGGCGATCTGGGCTATTCTAGTGGTTATTGTGGCCATTTTAAATTTCTTTGTCATTTAA
- a CDS encoding glutathione S-transferase family protein produces the protein MLKLYHLPISFNSRRVWVALLEKGLEFELIPLKLDGDQFTPEFLALNPFHHIPVLVDGEFSVFESLAILDYLEAKYPNPSFLPSDPQGLARVRMIEFVTVNELIPAMTPLLRNMLGIMEITPEKQEEALGKIKPVLDLFEDWLGDRVYLVGDTLSLADIVAGTIVPMLPMFGVKLTGYTGLTAWVKRLMSRDSWSSTQATPQQIDTFKQTMQKMMSQRG, from the coding sequence ATGTTAAAACTTTACCATTTGCCCATTTCTTTTAATTCTCGCCGTGTTTGGGTTGCTTTATTGGAAAAAGGACTAGAGTTTGAATTAATCCCCCTCAAACTCGATGGAGATCAATTTACTCCCGAATTTTTGGCACTTAATCCATTCCATCATATTCCTGTTCTGGTTGATGGGGAATTTAGCGTCTTTGAATCTTTGGCTATTCTGGATTATCTTGAAGCTAAGTATCCTAACCCTTCTTTTTTACCCAGTGATCCCCAAGGGTTAGCACGAGTCCGTATGATAGAGTTTGTGACGGTTAATGAATTGATCCCGGCAATGACTCCTTTATTAAGGAATATGCTAGGAATTATGGAAATTACCCCGGAAAAGCAAGAAGAAGCCTTAGGAAAAATTAAACCTGTTCTTGACTTGTTTGAAGACTGGTTAGGCGATCGCGTCTATTTAGTGGGGGATACTCTCAGTTTAGCAGATATCGTCGCTGGAACCATTGTTCCGATGTTACCGATGTTTGGCGTGAAATTGACTGGTTATACTGGTTTAACCGCTTGGGTAAAACGGTTAATGTCCCGTGACAGTTGGTCTTCTACTCAAGCAACTCCTCAACAAATTGATACATTTAAACAGACAATGCAAAAGATGATGTCTCAAAGGGGTTAA